The proteins below are encoded in one region of Peromyscus eremicus chromosome 10, PerEre_H2_v1, whole genome shotgun sequence:
- the Fbxo48 gene encoding LOW QUALITY PROTEIN: F-box only protein 48 (The sequence of the model RefSeq protein was modified relative to this genomic sequence to represent the inferred CDS: inserted 1 base in 1 codon), giving the protein MKETSTRNNNFKVPSPEXNSADAEWGRTASQGDLVERLPPEVTVEIFSQLDIQSLCRASETCWSWNLTIRESEEIWKLHCLTIRAVCQREIDDDRKNGYTWRETFLRNYQKSKVKREWLSGRYSNIRSPANLPEKFMCPMDADTWGEILEAELKREVEKSQ; this is encoded by the exons ATGAAGGAAACTTCCACGAGAAACAATAATTTCAAAGTTCCTAGCCCAG TGAATTCTGCAGATGCTGAATGGGGAAGAACAGCGAGTCAAGGTGACTTGGTCGAGCGGCTGCCTCCAGAAGTCACCGTTGAAATCTTCAGCCAGCTAGACATTCAGAGTTTATGCAGAGCATCTGAGACATGCTGGAGTTGGAATCTCACAATAAGGGAGAGTGAAGAGATCTGGAAACTTCACTGCTTGACCATAAGAGCTGTGTGCCaaagagaaatagatgatgaCAGAAAAAATGGTTATACCTGGAGG GAAACATTCCTAAGAAATTACCAGAAGAGTAAAGTGAAGCGTGAGTGGCTAAGTGGCAGATACAGCAACATACGTTCTCCCGCAAACCTGCCAGAAAAATTTATGTGCCCAATGGATGCAGATACATGGGGGGAAATTCTAGAAGCAGAACTGAAAAGAGAAGTTGAAAAATCGCAGTAG